From the Ignavibacteria bacterium genome, the window CAAGCTGAAGACTCTGCAGCGAGTCGGCTCCAAGATCAAAAATAAAATTAGCACTTGATGAAATATTTTCTTGATTAATTTTGAGAACGCCCGCAATAACTTTCTTTACACGGTTCTCAACTTCTGTACGATCCATTTATTACTCCTTTAATTGAATTTATTGATATGTTCAACACGAACTGTATTTACAAAAATA encodes:
- the acpP gene encoding acyl carrier protein — protein: MDRTEVENRVKKVIAGVLKINQENISSSANFIFDLGADSLQSLQLVAGFEEEFDIEMDEDAALGVQSVSDAVSFIKSYVDAKV